The Mugil cephalus isolate CIBA_MC_2020 chromosome 11, CIBA_Mcephalus_1.1, whole genome shotgun sequence genome includes a window with the following:
- the pklr gene encoding pyruvate kinase PKLR isoform X1 has translation MAKMRRYSDVMTLPDSFIQHQQLDASMADTFLEHLCLLDIDQEPNTARNTSIICTIGPASRSVPKLQEMIKAGMNIARLNFSHGSHEYHGETIKNIREAVETVTSDPLYYRPVAIALDTKGPEIRTGLVKGKVEEEVELKKGSRVRVVTAESDKDKTDGKFIWVDYPSLPQVLNKGGKIYVDDGLIGLKVLETGPDWVDTVVEAGGLLCSRKGVNLPGCDLIGLQAVSERDEADLRFGVAQGVDMVFASFIRSAQDVKDVRRALGAHGRDIKVISKVESRQGVQNFEEILAESDGVMVARGDLGIEIPAEKVFIAQKMMIGRCNSAGKPVICATQMLESMVAHPRPTRAEGSDVANAVLDGADCVMLSGETAKGLFPVEAVAMMHSICREAEAAIFHQQLFEELRRLTPLSSDPTEVTAIGAVESSFKCCAGAIIVLTTSGRSAHYLSRYRPRCPIIAVTRSPQVARQSQLLRGVFPVLFHPLPAPVWADDVDNRVNFGMDIGKARGFFKSGDMVIVVTGWIPGSGHTNIMRAVNAP, from the exons ATGG CTAAAATGAGGCGCTACTCAGACGTGATGACACTGCCGGACTCCTTCATCCAGCACCAGCAGCTGGACGCCAGCATGGCTGACACCTTCCTGGAACATCTCTGTCTGCTGGACATCGACCAGGAGCCGAACACAGCGCGCAACACCAGCATAATCTGCACCATAG GACCTGCGTCTCGATCGGTCCCCAAACTCCAAGAGATGATCAAGGCTGGGATGAATATCGCTCGTCTTAATTTCTCTCACGGCTCACATGAA tACCACGGTGAAACCATCAAAAACATCAGAGAGGCGGTGGAGACAGTAACATCTGACCCCTTGTATTATCGACCTGTTGCCATCGCGTTGGACACGAAGGGTCCGGAGATCCGCACCGGATTAGTGAAAGGG AaagtggaagaggaggtggaactGAAGAAGGGCAGCCGTGTGCGTGTGGTGACAGCAGAGAGTgacaaagacaagacagacGGCAAGTTCATCTGGGTGGACTATCCCAGCCTGCCTCAAGTCCTCAACAAGGGAGGAAAGATCTACGTTGACGATGGCCTAATTGGGCTCAAAGTGCTGGAAACTG GCCCCGACTGGGTGGACACGGTGGTGGAAGCAGGTGGACTTCTCTGCAGTCGTAAGGGGGTTAATCTCCCCGGCTGTGACCTGATTGGCTTGCAGGCCGTCAGCGAGCGGGACGAGGCTGACCTGAGGTTCGGGGTGGCTCAGGGCGTGGACATGGTGTTTGCCAGCTTCATCCGCTCGGCCCAGGACGTCAAGGATGTGCGCCGGGCTCTGGGGGCGCACGGACGAGACATCAAAGTGATCAGCAAAGTGGAGAGTCGACAAGGCGTCCAGAA TTTTGAAGAGATCCTGGCTGAGAGCGATGGTGTGATGGTTGCCAGGGGTGACCTGGGGATAGAGATCCCCGCGGAGAAAGTCTTCATCGCCCAGAAGATGATGATAGGGCGCTGCAATTCTGCCGGGAAGCCCGTCATCTGCGCCACACAG aTGCTTGAGAGCATGGTGGCCCACCCACGGCCAACAAGAGCGGAGGGCAGTGATGTTGCCAACGCCGTGCTGGATGGAGCAGACTGTGTAATGTTGTCTGGGGAAACTGCCAAGGGACTGTTTCCTGTGGAGGCAGTTGCCATGATGCACTCG ATCTGCAGGGAGGCGGAGGCGGCCATCTTCCACCAGCAGCTGTTCGAGGAGTTGCGTCGCctcactcctctgtcctctgacccCACCGAGGTCACGGCCATCGGCGCCGTTGAGTCCTCCTTCAAATGCTGTGCGGGGGCCATCATAGTCCTCACCACCAGCGGCAG ATCAGCACACTACCTGTCCAGGTACCGCCCTCGCTGCCCTATCATTGCGGTCACCAGAAGCCCACAG GTGGCCCGTCAGTCCCAGCTGTTAAGAGGTGTGTTTCCTGTCCTCTTCCACCCTCTGCCTGCTCCGGTCTGGGCCGATGATGTGGACAACAGGGTCAATTTTGGCATGGACATAG GGAAAGCCAGAGGATTCTTCAAGTCAGGCGACATGGTGATCGTGGTGACGGGCTGGATCCCAGGCTCCGGTCACACCAATATTATGAGAGCGGTGAACGCACCCTAA
- the pklr gene encoding pyruvate kinase PKLR isoform X2 → MRRYSDVMTLPDSFIQHQQLDASMADTFLEHLCLLDIDQEPNTARNTSIICTIGPASRSVPKLQEMIKAGMNIARLNFSHGSHEYHGETIKNIREAVETVTSDPLYYRPVAIALDTKGPEIRTGLVKGKVEEEVELKKGSRVRVVTAESDKDKTDGKFIWVDYPSLPQVLNKGGKIYVDDGLIGLKVLETGPDWVDTVVEAGGLLCSRKGVNLPGCDLIGLQAVSERDEADLRFGVAQGVDMVFASFIRSAQDVKDVRRALGAHGRDIKVISKVESRQGVQNFEEILAESDGVMVARGDLGIEIPAEKVFIAQKMMIGRCNSAGKPVICATQMLESMVAHPRPTRAEGSDVANAVLDGADCVMLSGETAKGLFPVEAVAMMHSICREAEAAIFHQQLFEELRRLTPLSSDPTEVTAIGAVESSFKCCAGAIIVLTTSGRSAHYLSRYRPRCPIIAVTRSPQVARQSQLLRGVFPVLFHPLPAPVWADDVDNRVNFGMDIGKARGFFKSGDMVIVVTGWIPGSGHTNIMRAVNAP, encoded by the exons ATGAGGCGCTACTCAGACGTGATGACACTGCCGGACTCCTTCATCCAGCACCAGCAGCTGGACGCCAGCATGGCTGACACCTTCCTGGAACATCTCTGTCTGCTGGACATCGACCAGGAGCCGAACACAGCGCGCAACACCAGCATAATCTGCACCATAG GACCTGCGTCTCGATCGGTCCCCAAACTCCAAGAGATGATCAAGGCTGGGATGAATATCGCTCGTCTTAATTTCTCTCACGGCTCACATGAA tACCACGGTGAAACCATCAAAAACATCAGAGAGGCGGTGGAGACAGTAACATCTGACCCCTTGTATTATCGACCTGTTGCCATCGCGTTGGACACGAAGGGTCCGGAGATCCGCACCGGATTAGTGAAAGGG AaagtggaagaggaggtggaactGAAGAAGGGCAGCCGTGTGCGTGTGGTGACAGCAGAGAGTgacaaagacaagacagacGGCAAGTTCATCTGGGTGGACTATCCCAGCCTGCCTCAAGTCCTCAACAAGGGAGGAAAGATCTACGTTGACGATGGCCTAATTGGGCTCAAAGTGCTGGAAACTG GCCCCGACTGGGTGGACACGGTGGTGGAAGCAGGTGGACTTCTCTGCAGTCGTAAGGGGGTTAATCTCCCCGGCTGTGACCTGATTGGCTTGCAGGCCGTCAGCGAGCGGGACGAGGCTGACCTGAGGTTCGGGGTGGCTCAGGGCGTGGACATGGTGTTTGCCAGCTTCATCCGCTCGGCCCAGGACGTCAAGGATGTGCGCCGGGCTCTGGGGGCGCACGGACGAGACATCAAAGTGATCAGCAAAGTGGAGAGTCGACAAGGCGTCCAGAA TTTTGAAGAGATCCTGGCTGAGAGCGATGGTGTGATGGTTGCCAGGGGTGACCTGGGGATAGAGATCCCCGCGGAGAAAGTCTTCATCGCCCAGAAGATGATGATAGGGCGCTGCAATTCTGCCGGGAAGCCCGTCATCTGCGCCACACAG aTGCTTGAGAGCATGGTGGCCCACCCACGGCCAACAAGAGCGGAGGGCAGTGATGTTGCCAACGCCGTGCTGGATGGAGCAGACTGTGTAATGTTGTCTGGGGAAACTGCCAAGGGACTGTTTCCTGTGGAGGCAGTTGCCATGATGCACTCG ATCTGCAGGGAGGCGGAGGCGGCCATCTTCCACCAGCAGCTGTTCGAGGAGTTGCGTCGCctcactcctctgtcctctgacccCACCGAGGTCACGGCCATCGGCGCCGTTGAGTCCTCCTTCAAATGCTGTGCGGGGGCCATCATAGTCCTCACCACCAGCGGCAG ATCAGCACACTACCTGTCCAGGTACCGCCCTCGCTGCCCTATCATTGCGGTCACCAGAAGCCCACAG GTGGCCCGTCAGTCCCAGCTGTTAAGAGGTGTGTTTCCTGTCCTCTTCCACCCTCTGCCTGCTCCGGTCTGGGCCGATGATGTGGACAACAGGGTCAATTTTGGCATGGACATAG GGAAAGCCAGAGGATTCTTCAAGTCAGGCGACATGGTGATCGTGGTGACGGGCTGGATCCCAGGCTCCGGTCACACCAATATTATGAGAGCGGTGAACGCACCCTAA
- the LOC125015727 gene encoding cytochrome P450 11B, mitochondrial: MSSMSTRVTACVRARGACGSRNASFGVAAQRGFCMTAAGTVVDGKLEGGKGAVKDLRKRGVDGRVRSFEEIPHTGRNGWVNLVKFWREDRFRHLHKHMERSFNALGPIYREKVGTMSSVNITLPSDISEMFQSEGLHPRRMTLQPWATHREIRNHSKGVFLKNGEEWRADRLQLNKEVMMSEAVKRFLPLLDEVAKDFCRMLQARVEREGRRGERGRSLTIDPSPDLFRFALEASCHVIYGERIGLFSSSPSQESQKFIWAVERMLTTTPPLLYLPPRLLLYIGAPLWTQHATAWDHIFSHAEARIQKAYQRLSSQGRGPTAGAAGCQYTGLLGQLMAKGQLSLDLIKANITELMAGGVDTTAVPLQFALFELGRNPDVQERVRQQVRASWEKAGGDPQKALHGAPLLKGTVKEVLRLYPVGITVQRYPIKDIVIQNYHIPAGTMVQACLYPMGRNPDVFEDPLSFDPSRWSKNRGEGQKAEATGFRSLAFGFGARQCVGRRIAENEMQLLLMHILLSFHLSVSSSEDPETTVTLILQPETPPRITFSKL; the protein is encoded by the exons ATGAGCAGCATGTCCACGCGTGTGACTGCGTGTGTTAGGGCACGGGGCGCCTGCGGGTCCAGAAATGCGTCTTTTGGCGTCGCAGCCCAAAGGGGCTTTTGCATGACTGCTGCAGGGACAGTGGTGGACGGCAAGTTAGAAGGAGGTAAAGGAGCGGTTAAAGACCTAAGGAAGAGGGGCGTGGATGGACGGGTGAGGAGCTTCGAGGAGATCCCTCACACTGGGAGGAACGGCTGGGTCAATCTGGTGAAGTTCTGGAGAGAAGATCGCTTCAGACATCTCCACAAGCACATGGAGAGGAGCTTCAATGCCCTCGGCCCCATCTACAG gGAGAAAGTGGGCACCATGAGCAGCGTGAACATCACACTGCCATCTGACATAAGTGAGATGTTTCAGTCGGAGGGCCTGCACCCCCGACGGATGACTCTGCAGCCTTGGGCGACACACCGAGAGATACGCAATCACAGCAAGGGAGTCTTCCTCAA GAACGGTGAGGAATGGAGAGCCGACCGTCTGCAGCTCAACAAGGAGGTGATGATGAGTGAGGCCGTGAAGcgctttctccccctcctcgaTGAGGTGGCAAAAGATTTCTGTCGGATGCTGCAAGCGAGAGTGGAGCGTGAGGGACGACGAGGGGAGAGGGGTCGGAGTCTTACCATCGATCCCAGCCCTGACCTCTTCCGCTTCGCACTGGAAG CCAGTTGCCATGTGATCTACGGGGAGCGTATTGGCCTCTTCTCCTCATCTCCCTCCCAGGAGTCTCAGAAGTTTATCTGGGCAGTGGAGCGAATGCTGACTaccaccccccctctcctctaCTTGCCCCCTCGTCTGCTACTCTACATCGGCGCTCCCCTGTGGACCCAACACGCCACTGCATGGGACCACATCTTCAGTCATG CGGAGGCAAGGATCCAGAAGGCCTACCAGCGCCTGTCCTCTCAGGGTCGAGGGCCCACAGCTGGGGCAGCTGGATGCCAGTACACTGGGCTTCTGGGGCAACTCATGGCAAAAGGACAGCTATCTCTGGACCTCATTAAAGCCAACATCACCGAGCTGATGGCTGGAGGTGTCgacacg ACAGCTGTGCCCCTGCAGTTTGCTCTTTTTGAGCTGGGGCGCAACCCGGACGTCCAGGAGAGGGTTAGGCAGCAGGTGAGAGCATCGTGGGAAAAGGCTGGTGGTGACCCCCAGAAAGCCCTGCACGGGGCACCGCTACTGAAAGGCACAGTCAAAGAGGTTCTCAG gtTATACCCAGTGGGAATCACAGTGCAACGGTATCCAATCAAAGACATCGTTATCCAGAATTATCACATACCTGCTGGG ACAATGGTCCAGGCCTGTCTTTACCCGATGGGAAGGAATCCTGACGTGTTTGAGGATCCGCTCAGTTTTGATCCCAGCCGGTGGAGCAAAAACAGAGGGGAAGGCCAAAAAGCAGAAGCTACAGGATTCCGGTCCCTGGCGTTTGGGTTCGGGGCGAGGCAGTGCGTCGGGAGAAGGATTGCTGAGAACGAGATGCAGCTTTTGCTCATGCAT ATCCTGCTGAGCTTCCATCTCAGCGTATCGTCCTCAGAGGACCCCGAAACCACAGTCACCCTGATCCTCCAGCCTGAGACTCCACCAAGGATCACATTCAGCaagctctga
- the LOC125015728 gene encoding complexin-3-like, whose protein sequence is MESVVRVKKSLRTPIRKLTGCVSGVKERKLCAKRRNKRGRGGGGRRGCSAAGKTPSVRAAHPRDPSIIRSYQADLEKERKLREAMNAQKNAERATMRAHFRRKYKLSENSKDTDRLKSAGGKVSLPRELSKMIHPKTNSKGDGFNLLSAFQGLSFDTTLLTGTKRSATPTPTPRQGNPCKIM, encoded by the exons ATGGAGTCTGTGGTGAGAGTGAAAAAGTCCCTGAGGACGCCCATCAGGAAGCTGACCGGCTGCGTGTCGGGGGTGAAGGAGAGGAAGCTGTGTGCCAAACGCAGGAACAAGAGGGGCAGAGGTGGGGGAGGCAGAAGAGGGTGCAGCGCGGCTGGGAAGACACCCTCCGTCCGGGCCGCACACCCCAGAGACCCGTCAATTATTCGCTCGTACCAGGCAGACCTGGAGAAGGAGAG GAAGCTGCGGGAAGCAATGAATGCTCAGAAGAACGCGGAGAGAGCGACTATGAGGGCTCACTTCAGGAGAAAATACAAGCtgtctgag AACTCCAAAGACACGGACCGCCTGAAGTCTGCTGGAGGCAAAGTGTCGCTCCCCCGCGAGCTTTCCAAAATGATTCATCCCAAAACCAACTCCAAGGGCGACGGCTTCAACTTGCTGAGCGCCTTCCAAGGCCTCAGCTTCGACACGACGCTGCTCACAGGGACGAAACGCAGCGCGACGCCCACACCTACGCCAAGACAGGGGAACCCTTGTAAAATCATGTGA